AAAACCAAATGTGTTGCTCAGGTGAAAGCTGTATGAACCAAAACATTCTTGCTGTATCAGTAAGAGTGCTTTGTGACAGAAGTAACTCTACGCACCCTTCAATTAGCTGATATTGTCTTATAAGAACTCAGTAGTGCTAGAGATGTGAGCAAGGTACTCTGCCTGTGCTGCTTCAAAAAGTCTGGAATGAGAAGAAAGCCCTGAAGCTTTGATTCAATAATGAAAGATCTCTCAACAGAAGAGAACAAAGAAGTTGGGGACTGTCAGGTTATGCAGAAGTGGTAACGGCCATGACAAGTGCAGGACAAGCTAATAGGCAGTCAGCAAatctcttctttcccctccttccttcccttccagccctaaacaaaaaaatccaccaagTGTGCCAACAGTTGTACTAACAAAGCTTTCTAGCTGGCTAAATGATTAATTGTTTGACACACTGAAGTTAGAACTGTGACATAACTGCTTAGTTAGGAGACCAAATCAGTTTCAGCACGCCTGCTGATCCAAAAGAGGGGTGGAATAAGGTCTGTCTAGTACACATTCATCACAGAGACAGAGAACCTTTCTTCCCTTATCAGGCAATAAACCCACACTACAGTGAGAATCTGGACTTTGCACATACCTTCTGAGTCAACATCTTCTCTCTAGCTTCATCATGTATAGCTGGATTCCATGGAGAAAAACTATGGAGAAAGTATAGTTACCTCTTACTTCACATTTTTGCAAACTACAGCtgagagcagaaagcagcaatttTCCTTGGTTTAGTTTGTTGAATTTCAAGTAAACAATGAAAACTCAGACTTGTAGTTAAAACATACAGTTAATAACTGAATTCACATTGTCATGGATCTTTTCAACAAGAAGTATTTAGGTTTTCGTTTTTGTTTTCAATGAGAACTGGCAATTCAGCAGGTGCTACATGAAACACTACTCATATTCCCTATGGTTCTGACTGCTCCATTCCCTACGCAGTCAagcttaaaagcattttaaaagtatgACCAAAGCTATAGTCATGCAAACTATGTTCAGGAAAGTCCAAAAGCAGTATTTACTCCATGGGTATCTCTACTTGAGGAACATGAAGTGTTTTggagcttttgtttgtttgttttggggtttgtttgtttgacattttgttgagatttttttaagtcttgGTTGCTTAGTGAACAAACAGTAAACACAAGTGTCTGATTACATTTAAGATTCACTCAATACTAAACAGAAGGAAATGAGGGTAGGAATATTCAAAGTAATGctataaatgtaagaaaaaaaaaaaacagaagtcagTCAGCTTGGCAGAGAAAGTCTTCAAATCAACAACTGTACCAAAACTTGTACTTGAAACATTAGGACATGGTGAATTTGCTCATGGTACTTACATGATTGCATAGGGATCCTCTATTTTGGGCTGATCAAATAAATGACTGCTGCATAGTTTGACACTGTCCACCACTTTACTTTTGAACAGCTGAATATCTTTTTCATACCTGCAAGAGAGAAGTAAGTAATGTTAAGTAATTGCAAGGAGGCACAGGTTTGCTTTAGAAACATGGACAGACTTGGCAAAGCCTCAGCTTTAGTTCCTAGTGCAATCAACTCTGGAGGTAGAGACCATGAACCGATAAACAATTTTACAAACCTCTTGTTTCTGCAAGTCTATGCAAAAAGGTCTTAAGAGACCATGTCTATACGCATGGAAGATACTTACAGCACTGCAGCCTCAGGATTCAGAGGAGTAGTTGTATCAATCTTGTAGAAGACTCTGCGAGCATACATTAATACTTGCCATATGTGATTATGATTTCgcctaaaaagaacaaaacacaatgaagaaaggaacaaagttcTTTCAAATTATATATCAATATGTTACCACTAACCTCCATTTTGCAAATGCTCTTTTCACATCCAGTTCACCAGATAAAGGATCTACTAGTGGATGGAAGACAGGCAGATCAAAAACCAAGCGCTgcattagaaaaaaggaaattcattATGACAACTTCAATCCTAATGCTAAAACCACTGGGTGAAGGTCACTCAAGATGTTGCTTCCAAATACTAATTAATTGTTACTGTATTAAaagaaagcaacctgaagtgatTTATACCAACTGTGAAACTGTAACCCAACACACCCATGTTACATGCAGGGTCCTGTCCTCTCTCACATGCTTATCACCAAATCAGGAAACTAATCCAGCTAACCACACAGGCACTAGTGCCAACACAGGTAATATCAGATAAGATCAGATTAAAGGAGTTTTTCTGGTTTAGCTATTTGTGACTGAAAGCTTTTTACATACTTGAGCTACAATCAATACTTTTTTTATCCtacatatttttaagtaaacTGTGCAGTGACACCACGGTGTCTTCTGTTCTGTACAGGTAGCTTCCTCTGGTATTCGTGcattcttccaaaagaaaacttAGTTTCAACAGGAAGGTTTTAAAGCCCTATGCTAGCAATAGAATGATGGCTGTATGAGAGATACTGAAGTCTAATCTTTGAAAGAAACTGTTTCCTACTAGCTCTGTCCTTTTAAAGATGATGGCTTTACACAAAACTTGACACCAGGCAGACAGCTTCCTGACATAGCAACTTGTTCTCAGCTACAGCAGTTACATACACCCATCCCCCAATCTTCCTCTTACAGAAATCTGGCCAAGAGGACCAGCTGCCCTGCTCTGGAGAGTCAGACTgccacaagattttttttaaattttatttttatattttaattaacataATAACTTGGATACTTTTCCCtaaagagaagaagagaaagcagagatggaAGGTAACACTGTACTATCTATCtcttactgcctttttttcaCCAACATTCTCCTCAACTTCTTGTAGTTCTTTGTTTCAATGTAATTTAGAAGAGAGACAGGCAAGAAATCCTGCAGTACTACAAGCAAGCACAGCACAGGTGCCTGGAATTTATGTTCCATTATATCGCTACTCAGAATTTCCATACTTTAAGTGTTTCAGTGTTAACTTCCTTGCCAAGGAAGCAGCAGATCAAGAGTTGAGGTAAAGAACTGCTTGATTACTTCATACTCTAATGCATCTAACCTCAGGAAGTTCACTGTACACCAGCCTTAGTAATCAGAGTAACTTAATTCCTCCACAGATGTTAGGAAATATGTACCAGACACCACAAATGAGCCCAGCCAACCGAACAAAACTAGTTCAAGGAAATGAGAAGCTAACTGGTATATTAGCTTTAATAAAAAGTCATACTTAAAAcaccagaaaacaagaaaaacccaAGATACACACAACCACTTACCGGGCAGTCTCCATCTGGGTAATTATCAGGAATATAGACAGTAAATTTAAACACACCATCCTGGTAGAGCCCATGTCTTATGAATATTACACCAAACCACACTGCAAGTGAAAAAGTTTGCTTGagtgaaagaatttaaaaatatatatacgtaaaaaactttaaaagttagGTTTAAACTTACTTAATGCTGATCGGTAAGATGGCTGCACATAGACACCTGGCAGTTTCTGCTTTACAACCAAGGTACTGCAATGAGAATCAGCATTTAGGATAGCTCCACAACTACACTAAATCTACAGCAAGCTGACAACAGTAAACCCAGAATGTACTACCAACAGCTTAACAGGGGACTTCTTCCACAAACTTACACGCAATTCCCAAGGTCAGATTGCTCACAGAAGGAGGTGGCAGAAAACTAGTGAAACCATattttttcactcttgtttttcCTACCCCTCCACTTGAAGAGTTACTAACAGGAAACATTATTCCTCTTGATAAAACTGTAAGTAGAGAAGTAGAAGTAAATTCTTCCCCCAGTAGATGCATTTAATGCATGTCATTACTGAAATTTC
Above is a genomic segment from Harpia harpyja isolate bHarHar1 chromosome 9, bHarHar1 primary haplotype, whole genome shotgun sequence containing:
- the AKTIP gene encoding AKT-interacting protein isoform X2; amino-acid sequence: MNPFWSMSTSSVRKRPDAEEKTLSGELRTSPLRASTKKQLPSIPKNAVPITKPASPAMSSQSTNGTHASYGPFYLEYSLLAEFTLVVKQKLPGVYVQPSYRSALMWFGVIFIRHGLYQDGVFKFTVYIPDNYPDGDCPRLVFDLPVFHPLVDPLSGELDVKRAFAKWRRNHNHIWQVLMYARRVFYKIDTTTPLNPEAAVLYEKDIQLFKSKVVDSVKLCSSHLFDQPKIEDPYAIIFSPWNPAIHDEAREKMLTQKKPEDQHCKSMHVSGLSWVKPGSVQPFSKEEKMMPT
- the AKTIP gene encoding AKT-interacting protein isoform X1, whose translation is MNPFWSMSTSSVRKRPDAEEKTLSGELRTSPLRASTKKQLPSIPKNAVPITKPASPAMSSQSTNGTHASYGPFYLEYSLLAEFTLVVKQKLPGVYVQPSYRSALMWFGVIFIRHGLYQDGVFKFTVYIPDNYPDGDCPRLVFDLPVFHPLVDPLSGELDVKRAFAKWRRNHNHIWQVLMYARRVFYKIDTTTPLNPEAAVLYEKDIQLFKSKVVDSVKLCSSHLFDQPKIEDPYAIIFSPWNPAIHDEAREKMLTQKKKPEDQHCKSMHVSGLSWVKPGSVQPFSKEEKMMPT